Proteins from a single region of Alloscardovia omnicolens:
- a CDS encoding DUF4032 domain-containing protein has protein sequence MAAFNPQLSNATSVKSEEADHESAEPKTLNITAATANPRLFTLPWSLPLAKWSEDLIVNLPRGISRHVVRFVRAGEHVNAMKEISYRSAVKEYEMLRKLEKIDVPSVKPIGVVAGRRNAKGEPLEAILITEQLKFSLPYRALFARNLRADTADRLIDALVVLLVRLHLQGFYWGDVSLSNVLFLRDADNFSAVLVDAETGALHANLTDGQREYDIDLARTNIIGELMDLHSGNLLPSEVDEIEVGNRLVDRYHELWDALTGMSSFAPDEMWKIEKRVNKLNDLGFDVDELEITTTDDGNRINVRPRVVDAGYASRKLLRLTGLDVQENQARRLLNDIEAYRTSTWRQGEDMEVVATDWMREIFEPTVRAIPAEYRSQIEPAQFFHEVLTHRWIMAEKIGHDVSTPEAVEDYIESALGEYKMDPKAIQSILDEADSGVMDDYDDYHPEDDPDAAVWATE, from the coding sequence ATGGCCGCTTTCAATCCGCAACTATCAAACGCTACTTCCGTCAAATCTGAAGAAGCTGATCATGAAAGTGCTGAGCCAAAAACGCTGAATATTACAGCTGCCACAGCAAATCCGCGACTTTTTACACTTCCATGGTCGCTGCCACTAGCGAAATGGTCCGAAGATCTTATTGTTAATCTTCCGCGAGGTATATCTCGTCACGTCGTCCGTTTTGTGCGCGCCGGCGAGCACGTGAATGCTATGAAAGAAATCTCGTACCGTTCAGCGGTTAAAGAATACGAGATGCTGCGCAAATTGGAAAAAATTGATGTTCCAAGTGTTAAGCCAATTGGTGTGGTTGCAGGACGACGCAATGCTAAGGGTGAGCCTTTAGAAGCAATCCTCATTACTGAACAACTTAAGTTCTCACTGCCATACCGCGCACTTTTTGCTAGAAATTTGCGTGCAGATACAGCAGATCGTCTTATTGATGCATTGGTTGTACTTTTAGTACGTCTGCATTTGCAAGGCTTCTACTGGGGAGATGTGTCGTTATCGAACGTTCTCTTCTTACGCGATGCAGATAATTTCTCTGCTGTGCTGGTAGATGCGGAAACCGGTGCTCTCCACGCAAATCTTACAGATGGTCAGCGTGAATATGATATCGACTTGGCGCGTACTAATATTATTGGTGAGCTCATGGATTTACATTCTGGCAACCTCTTGCCAAGTGAAGTCGATGAGATTGAAGTGGGTAATCGTTTAGTCGATCGTTATCACGAGTTATGGGATGCATTAACTGGGATGTCGTCCTTTGCGCCTGACGAAATGTGGAAAATTGAGAAGCGCGTTAATAAGCTCAATGATTTGGGCTTTGATGTGGACGAGCTAGAAATCACGACCACGGATGACGGTAATCGCATTAATGTGCGTCCGCGCGTGGTAGATGCTGGTTATGCTTCACGTAAGCTGTTGCGTTTAACTGGTTTAGATGTGCAAGAAAATCAGGCGCGCCGCTTACTCAACGATATTGAGGCCTACCGTACGTCTACGTGGCGTCAGGGTGAAGATATGGAAGTTGTGGCTACGGACTGGATGCGCGAAATCTTTGAGCCGACTGTGCGTGCCATTCCAGCAGAATATCGTAGTCAGATTGAGCCAGCACAGTTCTTCCATGAAGTTCTTACGCATCGCTGGATTATGGCGGAAAAAATTGGCCATGACGTATCGACCCCAGAGGCTGTTGAAGATTATATTGAAAGTGCTTTGGGCGAGTACAAGATGGATCCGAAAGCTATTCAGTCTATTTTGGATGAGGCAGATTCAGGAGTTATGGATGATTATGATGATTATCATCCTGAAGATGACCCTGATGCAGCAGTATGGGCGACTGAATAA
- the nagA gene encoding N-acetylglucosamine-6-phosphate deacetylase: protein MAKDQVPGAQVRKNQGYENQVYEERVQWAQSIHQRMSATEKYQSDDITIFINAHIIDAQTNALHAWLAIYRGCIIARGNSRDDLSTFMHTVREKSSLGHESVRIIDVQGSILCPGYIDIHSHGGWGSSFDDGAEAIFCARAFHMTHGTTRQVLSLVTNPWKDMLRNVRRAAEVAAGRVDVVGLHAEGPFISAEHKGAHNEECLLKPTHGRVEELLEAAQGTLRHVTLAPELDGALSAISQLAAAGVVPAVGHCSATYEQVREAVSSGAHLLTHMYNGMPDMNHRNPGPVAAAYDSSDMIVELIADGVHVHPPILRAATQLFTHRWVLVSDSLTAAGCSDGSYTLGSMAVDVVHGQARIAGTQTIAGSTSSVEDAVKFMVHEVGIDIQATIEAATLTPARALGLDKHNNITRAPLGLLEPQYAADILILDEESLDVQHVWCEGVLI, encoded by the coding sequence ATGGCAAAAGATCAGGTTCCAGGAGCTCAGGTTCGCAAAAACCAAGGCTATGAAAATCAGGTTTATGAAGAGCGCGTGCAGTGGGCGCAATCTATTCATCAGCGTATGAGCGCGACTGAAAAATATCAGTCAGACGATATAACGATTTTTATTAACGCTCATATTATTGATGCGCAGACGAATGCTTTGCACGCGTGGCTAGCTATTTATCGAGGCTGCATTATTGCGCGCGGAAACAGCCGTGACGATTTGTCAACTTTTATGCATACTGTTCGCGAGAAATCGTCGTTGGGGCATGAATCGGTGCGTATTATTGATGTACAAGGTTCGATTTTATGCCCAGGATATATTGATATACATTCACATGGTGGCTGGGGTAGTTCTTTTGATGATGGTGCTGAAGCAATTTTCTGCGCTCGCGCTTTTCACATGACTCATGGCACAACACGGCAAGTTTTATCGCTTGTAACAAACCCTTGGAAAGATATGCTCCGTAATGTGCGCAGAGCTGCTGAGGTTGCGGCTGGTCGTGTTGATGTTGTGGGTTTGCATGCAGAAGGTCCGTTTATTTCTGCTGAACATAAAGGTGCGCATAATGAAGAGTGTTTGCTCAAACCAACGCATGGCAGAGTAGAGGAATTACTAGAAGCTGCTCAGGGAACGCTGCGTCATGTAACACTTGCTCCAGAACTCGACGGTGCACTCTCGGCAATTAGTCAACTTGCAGCCGCGGGAGTTGTGCCGGCAGTCGGGCATTGCTCTGCCACGTATGAACAAGTTAGAGAAGCAGTGTCGTCCGGCGCTCATCTGCTCACGCATATGTATAACGGTATGCCCGATATGAATCATAGAAATCCAGGTCCTGTTGCTGCCGCCTATGATAGTAGCGACATGATTGTTGAGTTGATTGCTGACGGCGTGCATGTACATCCTCCTATTTTGCGCGCTGCTACTCAATTATTCACACATCGTTGGGTGTTAGTCAGTGATTCATTAACTGCTGCAGGCTGTTCAGATGGATCCTATACTTTGGGGAGTATGGCTGTGGATGTTGTTCATGGTCAGGCTCGTATTGCTGGAACACAGACAATTGCTGGTTCTACATCTAGCGTGGAAGATGCAGTCAAATTTATGGTTCATGAGGTGGGAATTGACATTCAGGCCACAATTGAAGCTGCTACTTTAACACCGGCGCGTGCTCTTGGCTTGGATAAGCACAATAATATAACTCGCGCTCCTCTGGGTTTACTGGAACCGCAGTACGCGGCTGATATTTTGATTCTCGATGAAGAAAGTTTAGATGTGCAGCACGTGTGGTGCGAAGGCGTGTTGATATAG
- a CDS encoding CPBP family intramembrane glutamic endopeptidase yields MRWAPLLKSTALSFIFFGLLNLASLLAAAATGEHLEIHMPSIMSLLLIVTIIPIQCATEEYVFRGILIQAMGRWLPRAAHVLVPIIPAIIFTAMHGYDWIGLTTIFSLGIITGYLTMYLGGLEAGIGMHIANNVTIMLFAAIGLGDTSESESGGTSLIFASIDIAVQLAIAALILFFAVKRGWFDAPGRDYAHEFYEKFMVSIKTWKIQRQQRKQMKRYQRYYQQQMAQLSQNMYVVQDVQQRQAYQNPPVPTQPLNF; encoded by the coding sequence TTGAGATGGGCTCCACTCTTAAAATCCACTGCTCTTTCCTTTATTTTCTTCGGGCTGCTCAACTTGGCTTCTCTTCTTGCTGCAGCGGCAACGGGAGAACATCTTGAGATACATATGCCATCCATAATGTCGCTTCTGCTCATTGTGACTATTATTCCTATTCAGTGTGCCACTGAGGAATACGTATTCCGCGGCATACTCATTCAAGCAATGGGACGTTGGCTGCCACGCGCTGCTCATGTGCTCGTACCGATTATTCCAGCTATTATTTTCACCGCAATGCACGGCTACGACTGGATTGGATTAACCACAATTTTCAGCCTCGGTATTATTACCGGTTACCTGACTATGTATTTAGGAGGTTTGGAAGCTGGCATTGGTATGCATATTGCTAATAATGTGACTATTATGCTGTTCGCAGCTATTGGACTAGGCGATACCAGCGAATCAGAAAGTGGCGGCACTTCTCTTATTTTCGCTTCAATTGATATTGCTGTGCAGTTGGCTATTGCTGCTCTTATTCTCTTCTTTGCTGTTAAGCGTGGATGGTTTGACGCTCCGGGCCGTGATTATGCTCATGAATTCTATGAGAAGTTTATGGTTTCCATAAAGACATGGAAGATTCAGCGTCAACAGCGCAAGCAGATGAAGCGGTATCAACGCTACTATCAGCAGCAGATGGCTCAGCTTAGCCAGAACATGTATGTAGTCCAAGATGTTCAACAAAGGCAGGCATATCAGAATCCCCCAGTGCCAACTCAACCGCTCAACTTCTAA
- the rlmB gene encoding 23S rRNA (guanosine(2251)-2'-O)-methyltransferase RlmB, with the protein MVNKKGPTKGSGGKHRNKLAGKGPTPKAEDRVYHKAYAAKKAADKRKAADPRLAAKRRVAKFTSDTDDIVIGRNAVLEALRVGVPSRDIYIASHIEHDDRTREIIKLAGVNGLHLLEADRLEMDRIARSSNHQGVVLRVQPYEYASLAKLADRAEAKAAALAGASAKARNLARPLFIALDGVTDPQNLGAVIRSAAAFGANGVILPERRSASVTAAAWKVSAGAAAHMPVARVVNLTKAIESLRERGYYTIGLDGGGDALVGESGFETDPLVVVLGSEGKGISRLVREACDSIVGIPMTSMVESLNASVAAGIALYSVHKARISADK; encoded by the coding sequence ATGGTTAATAAAAAAGGTCCAACAAAAGGTTCCGGCGGTAAGCACCGCAATAAGTTAGCAGGCAAAGGGCCTACCCCTAAAGCTGAAGACCGCGTTTATCATAAAGCATATGCGGCAAAAAAGGCAGCCGATAAGCGCAAGGCAGCCGATCCACGTTTAGCTGCAAAGCGTCGCGTAGCAAAATTCACTTCTGATACTGATGATATTGTTATTGGCCGCAATGCAGTTCTCGAAGCATTGCGCGTAGGCGTACCGAGCCGCGATATATATATTGCTTCTCACATTGAGCATGACGACCGCACCCGTGAAATTATTAAACTTGCAGGCGTTAACGGCTTGCATTTGCTCGAGGCGGATCGCTTAGAAATGGATCGCATTGCTCGCAGCTCAAATCATCAGGGCGTAGTGTTGCGCGTGCAGCCTTACGAGTATGCTTCTTTAGCTAAACTTGCCGATCGCGCGGAAGCTAAGGCAGCCGCTTTAGCAGGAGCTTCTGCAAAGGCTCGTAATTTAGCACGCCCATTGTTTATTGCTTTGGACGGCGTTACCGACCCACAGAATTTGGGTGCAGTTATTCGTTCCGCAGCAGCTTTCGGAGCAAATGGCGTTATTCTTCCAGAACGTCGCAGTGCTTCTGTAACCGCTGCTGCATGGAAGGTATCTGCTGGAGCTGCAGCGCATATGCCAGTAGCTCGCGTGGTGAATTTAACAAAGGCAATCGAAAGCCTTCGTGAACGTGGATATTACACCATCGGCTTAGATGGCGGCGGTGATGCACTAGTGGGAGAATCAGGTTTTGAAACTGATCCACTGGTTGTTGTTCTCGGTTCAGAAGGTAAAGGAATTAGCCGTTTAGTACGTGAGGCATGTGACTCTATTGTCGGCATTCCTATGACGTCTATGGTTGAGTCCTTGAATGCTTCTGTTGCAGCTGGCATTGCCTTGTACAGCGTGCATAAGGCTCGTATTTCTGCCGATAAATAA
- the ugpC gene encoding sn-glycerol-3-phosphate ABC transporter ATP-binding protein UgpC, which translates to MAEVVFENVTRIYPGNDTPSVDNLNLTINDGEFLVLVGPSGCGKSTTLRMLAGLEEVNKGRILIGGKDVTNMQPKDRDIAMVFQNYALYPHMTVADNMGFALKIAGTPKDEIRARVEKAAAILDLTEYLDRKPKALSGGQRQRVAMGRAIVRQPKVFLMDEPLSNLDAKLRVQTRTQIAALQRQLGVTTLYVTHDQTEALTMGDRIAVIKLGILQQVGAPTELYDRPENVFVAGFIGSPSMNISTHKVENGKAIIGDDAITLPAEVTAKLTAEDDNKIIIGFRPEDASLASDTEPDAFKLNVLNVEDLGSDGFIYGNIVDASSSDDAASVMSDQNNMTTVRVNPRALPQVGATVRIHIDPTKMHLFAPSTELRLN; encoded by the coding sequence ATGGCAGAAGTGGTATTTGAAAACGTTACCCGTATCTATCCTGGTAATGACACACCTTCTGTAGACAATCTCAACCTGACCATTAACGACGGCGAATTCCTCGTTCTCGTTGGTCCATCTGGTTGCGGTAAGTCTACAACTTTGCGTATGCTCGCAGGTCTTGAGGAAGTAAACAAGGGTCGCATCCTGATTGGTGGCAAGGACGTTACCAACATGCAGCCTAAGGACCGCGATATCGCAATGGTGTTCCAGAACTATGCTCTCTACCCACACATGACTGTGGCAGATAACATGGGCTTTGCTTTGAAGATTGCTGGTACTCCAAAGGATGAAATCCGCGCTCGCGTTGAGAAGGCAGCAGCTATTCTCGACTTGACTGAGTACCTCGATCGTAAGCCAAAGGCACTTTCTGGTGGTCAGCGTCAGCGTGTAGCTATGGGACGTGCTATTGTTCGTCAGCCAAAGGTCTTCCTTATGGATGAGCCTTTGTCTAACTTGGATGCAAAGCTGCGTGTACAGACTCGTACACAGATTGCAGCATTGCAGCGTCAGCTCGGCGTAACTACTTTGTACGTGACCCACGATCAGACCGAAGCTTTGACTATGGGTGACCGCATTGCAGTTATTAAGCTCGGTATTCTTCAGCAGGTTGGTGCTCCAACTGAGCTCTACGATCGTCCTGAGAACGTCTTCGTAGCAGGCTTCATTGGTTCTCCTTCCATGAACATTTCTACTCACAAGGTAGAAAATGGCAAGGCAATCATTGGTGACGATGCAATTACTTTGCCAGCAGAAGTAACCGCAAAGCTCACCGCTGAGGATGACAACAAGATCATTATTGGCTTCCGTCCAGAAGATGCATCTCTCGCATCTGATACAGAGCCAGATGCATTCAAGCTCAATGTTTTGAATGTTGAAGATCTTGGTTCCGATGGCTTCATTTACGGTAACATTGTTGATGCATCTTCTTCTGATGACGCAGCATCCGTAATGTCTGACCAGAACAATATGACCACAGTGCGTGTAAACCCACGTGCACTCCCACAGGTCGGTGCAACTGTTCGCATTCACATCGACCCAACAAAGATGCACTTGTTTGCACCATCTACCGAATTGCGTTTGAACTAA